The region TATTCTGAAGATATGTATTTAGGTGATAGTGAGTTTTTTGTTTTGCATGGGTTTAAGTCAAAAACAGAGGCTGATAGTGTAGTTCATAGTATAGAAAACAATGCTAAGACAATAAGTGTAGAGAATTATATTCTTGTTCAGATTAAGAAAAACTGGGAGGAATATCTGACACAGTAAAATAGAAATACGGTTGAAAAAAAAAATAAGATTTATGTTCCAAAAAACTAAAACAAACGGACCTATCGATCAGTTAGGTAAAACGAATAGAATTATTGAGGCTACAATAATTCGAGGAGATATCGAGGCATTATCTGACATACGTTTAGATGGTGAATTACATGGCAACTTAAAAGTAAAAGGTAAAGTAGTAGTAGGACCTCAAGCAAAAATATTGGGTAATGTGGAGTGTGAGAATGCTGATATAGAAGGTTTTGTTGAAGGGGCGTTAAATG is a window of Myroides oncorhynchi DNA encoding:
- a CDS encoding bactofilin family protein translates to MFQKTKTNGPIDQLGKTNRIIEATIIRGDIEALSDIRLDGELHGNLKVKGKVVVGPQAKILGNVECENADIEGFVEGALNVKDLLHVKETATIKGDLLVGRLSVVPGAKIQVKCDMVIGGDTSANSDKKNK